One genomic region from Bubalus bubalis isolate 160015118507 breed Murrah chromosome 12, NDDB_SH_1, whole genome shotgun sequence encodes:
- the FOXI3 gene encoding forkhead box protein I3, producing MLLPERRGQPRSPLAAAAAPRQPTAADMALYCGDNFGVYSQPGLPSTAAAAAAPGAPAPARAPYGLTDYAAPPAAAANPYLWLNGPAVGGPPAAAAAAYLGAPPPPPPPPGGAPGPFLQPPTAAGTFACAQRPFAQPAPAAPASPAGPAAPGELGWLSMASREDLMKMVRPPYSYSALIAMAIQSAPERKLTLSHIYQFVADSFPFYQRSKAGWQNSIRHNLSLNDCFKKVPRDEDDPGKGNYWTLDPNCEKMFDNGNFRRKRKRRSEASSTPSVAVGTSKSEEGLSPGLGSGVGGKPDGDSAPASLRSSQSPEPPEDTKSTASSPGVSMLSSTPCLNSFFSSLSTLSVGSSSGSTQRALPGSRPLGIQGPQVPSGGVFPPSSVPEPSSDPLQLNHSSSSSSSQRSSYYGPFPASTSGAPSSPFGSPFYNFSMVNSLIYPREGSEV from the exons ATGCTCTTGCCCGAGCGGCGAGGTCAGCCCCGCTCGcccctcgccgccgccgccgcaccgCGCCAGCCGACGGCCGCCGACATGGCTCTCTACTGTGGGGACAACTTCGGCGTGTACTCGCAGCCCGGCTTGCCCTcgaccgccgccgccgccgccgccccagGCGCCCCCGCACCCGCCCGGGCGCCCTACGGACTCACCGACTACGCCGCGCCGCCAGCCGCCGCCGCCAACCCCTACCTGTGGCTCAACGGGCCGGCCGTGGGAGgtccccccgccgccgccgccgccgcgtaCCTGGGCGCCCctccaccgccgccgccgcccccggggGGCGCGCCGGGACCCTTCCTGCAGCCGCCGACCGCCGCTGGCACTTTTGCCTGCGCTCAGCGGCCCTTCGCGCAGCCCGCGCCCGCCGCGCCCGCCTCACCCGCCGGGCCCGCGGCGCCAGGGGAGCTGGGCTGGCTGTCCATGGCCAGCCGCGAGGACCTGATGAAGATGGTGCGGCCGCCCTACTCGTACTCGGCGCTCATCGCCATGGCCATCCAGAGCGCGCCCGAACGCAAGCTCACGCTCAGCCACATCTACCAGTTCGTGGCCGACAGCTTCCCTTTCTACCAGCGCAGCAAGGCCGGCTGGCAGAACTCCATCCGCCACAACCTGTCTCTCAACGACTGCTTCAAGAAGGTGCCCCGCGACGAGGACGACCCAG GGAAAGGTAATTACTGGACCCTGGATCCGAACTGTGAGAAGATGTTTGACAACGGAAACTTCCGTCGGAAGCGAAAGCGCCGCTCAGAAGCCAGCAGCACCCCCTCAGTGGCCGTGGGGACTTCAAAATCAGAAGAAGGGCTCTCCCCGGGACTGGGGTCAGGAGTGGGTGGGAAGCCAGATGGAGACAGTGCCCCTGCATCTTTGAGATCCTCCCAGTCCCCAGAGCCTCCTGAGGACACTAAGAGTACTGCCTCCTCACCGGGAGTGTCCATGCTTTCCTCCACCCCTTGCCTGAACAGCTTCTTCAGCAGCCTCAGCACCCTAAGCGTCGGTAGTAGCAGTGGGAGCACGCAGCGGGCACTCCCTGGCAGCCGCCCTCTAGGGATCCAGGGGCCCCAGGTGCCCTCAGGCGGTGTGTTCCCCCCCAGCTCCGTCCCGGAGCCCTCGTCAGACCCCTTGCAACTGAATCAcagctccagcagcagcagcagccagagatCTTCCTACTACGGCCCCTTCCCCGCCAGCACCAGCGGGGCCCCGAGCAGCCCCTTTGGCAGCCCTTTCTACAACTTCAGCATGGTCAACAGCCTCATCTACCCTCGGGAGGGCTCTGAAGTATAG